From Pseudarthrobacter equi, a single genomic window includes:
- a CDS encoding glycosyltransferase family 39 protein, whose product MESQRTATLTGILDGLGNRRQGPDSGAVSSGWKLPAALGLLAFCVAFVGMWIPSFWDDEIATISAARRSPGELLLLLQSVDAVHGLYYLFMHFWTSVFGFSEIAMRIPSALAVGLACAGTTIIGRRLGSPTTGIAAGLVLAFLPRMVWAGTEARQSAFAALLAVALTLLLLRAWESNRVLDWVLYGLCAVVGVWMFMFFVLAVMAHAAAAVILRRRVLGTLVASAVAGATVLPFVLHALGQKAQVDWIQNRSLAQTLMTAAVKQFFYGDDRPTNNAPPQWVLGAMLVLGVIEVGLVVWGIWASRRHGRHRTLIVLGLSIILLPALGLLLVSVLAQPVYVARYLTFTAPAFALLVGLGISQLPARKAWLRPVALAAVVLCSLVPQLTIKSVVSEPADTERRVAGMLDGALPRPAAVVFGEPYLRDLALAYPEHFDGVADLALEASPAESGTLWGVNSPVAAGELARRGNVLFVGQAGAPADLSAFAEAGCRETDNRPFERMVLISFTCS is encoded by the coding sequence GTGGAATCTCAGAGGACTGCGACGCTCACGGGCATACTGGACGGACTCGGGAACCGGCGGCAGGGCCCGGACTCAGGAGCAGTAAGTAGCGGATGGAAGCTCCCGGCCGCCCTGGGGCTCCTTGCATTCTGCGTGGCCTTCGTGGGCATGTGGATCCCCTCCTTCTGGGACGACGAGATCGCCACCATCTCCGCCGCCCGCCGCTCCCCCGGCGAACTGCTGCTGCTCCTTCAGTCCGTGGACGCCGTGCACGGGCTGTACTACCTCTTCATGCACTTCTGGACCTCCGTGTTTGGATTCTCGGAGATCGCCATGCGGATCCCGTCAGCCCTGGCCGTGGGGCTGGCGTGCGCCGGAACCACCATCATTGGCCGCAGGCTGGGTTCACCTACCACGGGCATCGCCGCCGGCCTGGTCCTGGCCTTCCTTCCCCGCATGGTCTGGGCCGGCACCGAGGCCCGGCAGTCCGCCTTCGCGGCGCTGCTGGCCGTGGCCCTCACCCTGCTCCTGCTGCGGGCCTGGGAGTCCAACCGCGTCCTCGACTGGGTGCTGTACGGCCTGTGCGCGGTGGTGGGCGTCTGGATGTTCATGTTCTTCGTCCTCGCCGTGATGGCGCACGCAGCGGCAGCGGTAATCCTGCGGCGGCGGGTCCTCGGAACGCTGGTAGCCTCCGCAGTGGCCGGTGCCACGGTGTTGCCGTTCGTCCTGCACGCCCTGGGGCAGAAGGCACAGGTGGACTGGATCCAGAACCGCTCGCTCGCCCAGACCCTCATGACCGCGGCCGTGAAGCAGTTCTTCTACGGCGATGACAGGCCCACCAACAACGCTCCGCCGCAGTGGGTCCTCGGCGCCATGCTGGTGCTCGGCGTGATCGAGGTGGGCCTGGTGGTGTGGGGTATCTGGGCTTCCCGGCGCCACGGCCGGCACCGGACTCTCATCGTCCTGGGCCTCTCCATCATCCTGCTCCCGGCCCTGGGGCTCCTGCTGGTCAGCGTGCTGGCCCAGCCGGTCTACGTGGCCAGATACCTGACCTTCACCGCCCCCGCCTTCGCCCTGCTGGTGGGCCTGGGGATCTCCCAGCTGCCCGCCCGGAAAGCCTGGCTGCGCCCGGTGGCGCTGGCCGCCGTCGTCCTCTGCAGCCTGGTTCCCCAGCTGACCATCAAGAGCGTGGTCAGCGAACCCGCCGACACCGAGCGCCGCGTCGCCGGCATGCTGGACGGGGCACTCCCCCGGCCCGCCGCCGTCGTGTTCGGGGAGCCGTACCTGCGCGACCTCGCCCTGGCCTATCCGGAACACTTCGACGGCGTGGCAGACCTCGCGCTGGAGGCAAGCCCAGCGGAGTCCGGAACGCTGTGGGGCGTGAACTCGCCCGTCGCCGCCGGTGAACTGGCCCGCCGCGGAAATGTCCTCTTCGTCGGCCAGGCCGGCGCGCCGGCCGACCTCTCCGCCTTCGCCGAAGCGGGCTGCCGGGAAACGGACAACCGGCCCTTCGAGCGCATGGTGCTGATTTCCTTCACCTGTTCCTGA
- a CDS encoding ZIP family transporter: MRDQAQDAAAGLPQGPPRYPVSPETHYRDANWQHFIAPPAAPQTLGDLPRQRYGSTGLAPLGQLVLALALMAPSWCIIQLSLTVDYDGLLSLVGLALSGLVVAAVAIVSLVVLGLPVRLIPWVNRRWAGNARAYVAVSAIAVGLMTAGCLMRVPHVGGENGIHYSVLTPDPVLLCGGWFLLAFLMVNASLPLRWTR; encoded by the coding sequence ATGCGCGACCAAGCACAGGACGCGGCCGCGGGTCTTCCGCAAGGGCCTCCGCGCTACCCAGTGAGCCCCGAAACGCACTACCGGGATGCGAACTGGCAGCACTTCATCGCCCCACCGGCGGCACCTCAAACGCTGGGAGACCTTCCTAGACAACGTTACGGAAGCACGGGGTTGGCTCCGCTCGGCCAGTTGGTTCTGGCCTTGGCTTTGATGGCGCCAAGCTGGTGCATCATCCAGCTGTCCCTGACGGTCGACTATGACGGGTTGTTGAGTTTGGTCGGCCTGGCTCTGAGCGGTCTCGTGGTGGCAGCGGTCGCTATCGTCTCACTCGTTGTGCTTGGCCTGCCCGTTCGCCTCATACCGTGGGTCAACCGCCGGTGGGCAGGCAACGCCAGAGCATATGTCGCAGTATCCGCTATCGCCGTGGGCCTGATGACTGCAGGATGCCTGATGAGGGTTCCGCACGTTGGCGGCGAGAACGGCATCCACTACAGCGTCCTCACACCGGACCCGGTTCTTCTCTGCGGTGGCTGGTTCCTCCTCGCGTTCCTTATGGTGAACGCATCACTGCCACTTCGCTGGACGAGGTAG